AATGATTGTATCACCATGTCCAAGTTGCCCCTTCTGCAAAAATAACAAAGTGATTTACAGTTTAAATGTCGAAAACCATACGAAGTTTCGATTTTGATGGCTATTTTGGTATATGTGAAGAAATGATTTGAACTCACGTCATTTCGTCCCCATGTGTAGCAACGTCCATCGACATCCAAAGCCACACAATGACTAGATGCTGCATAAAATGTTCAAGAACAGTATAAACTTAGGGATTTTAACTGTGTATATGTTGAATCTTAGTCGAATAATGAAAAATCATCGCGCGGGACTTACCGCTGCCGGAGGCAACAAAACGGATGTCGACGCCGACGAGAGGCTGAAGTCGTGTGGGAGAAATTAAGTTGCTTTGCGGTGACACGTGACGGCGGTCAGCGGTGCCCCAATATGTCGTACCACAGAACAACAGTTCCCCTCCTTTCACATCCTCTTCTTTCTTCTCTGTCTCCAGCGCTACCGACGATGACATTTCCGGTCAAACAAGCAAAACGACAGTCCGACAGGTAAACCACAGAAAAATGGTAGCAAAAGTGATGGCCGAATAAAAAAAAGAGGGGTTTTGCTAAAACCCTGATCGAAGAATGAGAATGTAAAGCGCGATAGGAATGAATTTAAAAAGGCGAGAGAAAGTAAGTAAATGGGAAGCTATTTATGTTTAAATTTATAGTTCAACAGCTATTTGGTCGCTCTTTCCGATGTCATTTTGTTTCTATACGGAGGACGAGTAGATAAAAAGTGGGATATGGAAAGGGGTAGCATCCTTTGAATAATCAGATTTTTTTTGATATaatatcatttttttctttttctttttttgtagGTTACAGGAATGATAGATCAaagttgataaaaaaaaataaaaagtaatgGTGTGTTAATTTAGGGATCGGCTAAAAAGACATTGTAGCTAATTGACCTTTTTTGAATGAGAATTCATCAAGCGGGGTGGAGGAAGGGTCAACTCATCATAGCTAATCACTATCGTACTCTCCTAGCCTATAATTATGAAGGAAGGTGAGCATGAAGCAACAACTAGATCCTCACAGTAGGCAGCTTAGCTGTGATTATGAAGTCAGGTGAGAAGCGTTATGTAATAGAGAAGTCAGCTAGTGCATTTAGACAGGTAGTTGATTTCATTAGGGAATTGAATTGCAGGAAGGTGAGGTAGTCTTCCAGTCTTATAAAGGAAAAAAAGCAGGATGAACATGCTTGAGTGTCGATAAGTGACTTAAAGATAGGCGTCTATCTCTTATTATACTATAGCAACATGAGAAGTCGGGAATGGTGCCCGGAAATCTATAAAAAATTACATTCTAGAACTGTAAGGGAATTTCGATAGTGAGGAATTGTCCCTCATGTTCCCTGCCTAATCTGAAAGACTAGCTTAGGTCAGAACTCATAGCTCAAACTCAACAGTCTAGCGAAACATTAAAGAGGCCGAGAGAAAAgtctcatttatatatatatatatatatatatatatatatatatatatatatatatatatatatatatatatatatatatatatatcagtaagttcaaataaaaacaacaaatagtgtgaacataaaaacactttgtttatgttattattctataaTGAATGTTGTAGATGTGTAGTATTGAAGTAATTCTAATATTAATATTAACGTTTcattattcatatattcattagAATTTTATTATTCTATTATATACTTATGTATGTGTATTTTTGTACCAAATTCGAATTTTAGTTTTAACATGTGACTATTCACTTATTCATTGTtgaataatgacataaagttatggatacaaaattcattgcagaataataacataaaaatagtgtttttacgttctctcacttttttattgtttttatttatgagaacataaaaacattatttttatattattattatgtaaTGAATGTTATACCAATGGTTTTACGTTATTATTCAGcaattaataaatgaatagtcaTAACTTAAAACTTACTATAAAAATGCACAtacataaatttaaaataaaattataacatTGAAATGACTTAGATTAAAGATGGCATAGTTGCAATTACATATTAATATAGatcaaattattttaaaaagttgATACATTTAGCTTAAAAAGTGTAGGCCCTATAACCCTTATAATTTTTCCAGTTCacagtaaattacatttttattttttattatatttttttaatattttatttgacTTTTGATTAGTGGTTTTGACTAAGTTAAAAGTGGTTTTAAGTATGTGTATTTAGAATCCTCCCCCTACAAACTCACCCTCTCCATTTTGTCTCTTGATTCATCTCGTTGCACCCTTGGCAAGCCTTGGGGGCGGTGTGTGGTGTGTACTAGTGAGGCTAGTGAGGTTATAGTGACCCCCACTCTCTGCAGCCTTAAGTAATGTATCGATGGTAATGTTAAATGCTAAAACATCCTTTTGCTCTTATAAACTTGCATCTTGTGTTTAAGCATGGTTTTAAAATGCATGTCGTGTGCAAGACATGGTGTAATCATCTCGAAAACACTCAAGGCGGGTTTTGTTAAATGTAGTGTTGCTACGTAGCCACTTGGATGCTCTATAGTAATCGGGTCATCTCTTTTCCTAATCAAAGTTGTCCCAATACAATTTGAGGCTCACGGTAAAATAAAAATAGGGCCTTTCgcgatataatatatatatatatatatatatatatatatatatatatatatatatatatatatatatatatatatatatatataattttttggaTAAAAGAGGATGGCTCTTtcgaaaaaaattattattattaattagaaataaaaaaaataatacaatttcaGGCTGGGGACTCACACCTATGGAAAGGAAAAGCTTTGGGACAGATCCCAAAAGCCAAAAGGAAATCTTCGATAAAGTTCTAATATTTTGAGTCAGTTCACGGTTTAATccgaaattaatatttttttactaaaaaagaaaaaaatgtcagctaaaacttcgaaaaagcTCTATTCGGTCGGTTTCACAGAATACCTTAGTCAAAATATTAGGACATTTTTGTAGAATACCTTATTTTTAATCAATAGTCAATATTAAGACTTTTTGAAAGATTAACCTTGAACTAATGTATATTATTATTACAAAGCATTTATAAACGCAACATATTGTTTTtattatcatacatacttataaagctagcattttttcttgaatcttatgcatttgaaactcccttttttaacttcctcaaaccacattcatttgaaactctcatgacttttcaatttctttctaataatgattataattttgttaataagattaaataaatattaaacctaaagtataatcatatataagctaaattttaatattaaaagaatatatttacttctacttataaagttatttttttttgaacttttaacatattatacttaatttattagttttaatatattgttggatataagccattatcattttaaatctacaacttttgaacaatttgtataaaatacttaaattacaaatttaaatataaaattacaggattaacttaaatataaattttactttaacttaaacaacccaatgaatattttgtaaatagttaaaagtgataaattgtagtatctttctaataataattatacgttggttaataaggttaaataaatatcaaacctaaagtataatcataaataaactaaatctcaatattaaaataatatatttacttctacttataaagtaatgtctttaacttttaaaatattatacttaatttattagatttaatatgttgttgtatataaACCATTAACAAATTAAacctacaacttttgaacagtttagacaaattatttaaattgttaatttaaatataacattatcctgtcaacttaaatataaatgtcagttccacttaaaaaactcaatgaatattttgtgaatagtttaaagtgataaattgtagtgctaaatgcaaaaactaaattacagtataaatttaactaaaatattttctaaatatatttgtataatcgttaaaagttttcaaataagtaacttaaaataacttacaataacaatagttaaaaataactttatataaatgattatattgttacctttaaaataaaaaaacaatgtttgatgttttaaataattataatgatagaaattaaaacgttaaacaaataaattttaaaaaattaattaacaataacaacaactataaataatattaaaccatatatttatttaattttattcatgagtaactcgcgggtagaaatcATTTAAACGgctgagattatgcagttataatagatgtatatatatcatataattcaaaataatcaatttagtatacgaattattatatcaaatttaacaacaatgttattgttgtattttttttaaaaaaaaaaaaaaacatatatttgtaaagatttcaaccaTATAGTTGTTcctgcgcaacgcgcggacattcgcctagtaaCAAAGTAAAAGTTGTAGTTGTTTATTTCTAGCAATGGAAAGGTGGACAACGTACTCCCATATTGTTTGTTGACCATTTCAAACTCTATACGCTCCTTCTTATGCATCGTTATAGGTGTCATGGTGAGAAACACTATGTGAGTGTTCCTCTTATGCTCTTTAACCTAACTACCACCTAACCTCCATACCTTACCTGACAACAACCATCAGCTAACACACATCCATCGATAGTCAAAAGTGAACTTTGAATgacaatttaaataaataatcacTATTAACTCATTTCAATTTAAAATGTCATACTCTCGGTGGATGTGTGTTATACGATGGTTGTAACCAGGTAGGACATGGAAGTTGGGTGGTAGTTATGTTAAAGAACATAAGAGCAACACAAACATCAAAGAAACACCCACATAGTACATCTCAGCATGACACCCACAACGATCATAAAAGAAACATAGAGAACTTGAAGTTATCAACAAGCAATATAAAGGGGGAAAATAGTCCACTTTTCTATTCCTAGAAATTTAAAACAACTATATTGATGGACTAGGAAAGTTATGATCTTTTGCCTTCCTTTTAAGTCATGCATGTTATCTTGCTCCTTTAGgccattttggtgtattaaagtttagatctagAATGATTGGGGCATTagtatggataaagttggaaactttatcccatTACACATCTTATTGATTCAGATCTGGAAGTGGGAGActtgtacttaatggattaagtcaagaAAGATAGAGATGTCAAAAAGTCCCATGGGACCCCGTTCCCGTGGGGTCCCCGTCCCATTTGGcggaatttttttataaaaaccggGGGCGGGGACGGGGGTGGGGGaaaggttaacccccgttttaatttcgggggcgggggtagGCATTCCCGCCCTGAAACCCCCATGGGGTCTAATATGTAAGGAGTGTTTGGCTTACTTTTTCACagcccaaaagtcctttttggaaaagaaaaaaaacaaaagatatttggcaaaactagttttaaaaactacttttgaagtttttatacaagaaaatgaactttttgaaaaagtcaggaaatcctgactttttaTAACTTTTCCAAAAAAGATTTTTAAGCTGTGAAAAATTGAGCCAGACACCCCCGTAGAAGCCAAATCAAACATGTCAAATGGATTTATTTTTGGACCTACTCGACCCAAACCCCTTAGATTTTGTGGTGGAAAAAACTAAAAAGTCATTGATAAATGTTTGGCTTAATTTTTTAATGGAAAAATGACCAAAAGGGATTAATTTTTAGGGTAATTGAACTTGAAGCATTTCAAAAGCCATTTTAAACAGCCAAAACACTTTTTTAGCTTATTGGTTTTTTGAAAAGTCAATAAGCTAATAAAACAATTTCAGAATCAATCCCAAACACCCACTAAAAATAACCACATCCCAACCATAAATCCATGGTTAAAAAAGGGTGAATCATCAATCAATATACATACAAGATCAGTGAAACAAAAAGTTACAACAACTACAAACTGCCAAAACCCCTTTGTCTAACATTTCTTGGGCCTTCCTCTTCCTCTTTTGGCCggtgttggtgttggtgttggtgttgCTCCTCCCTTTGTGGCGGCTGATGGGCCCTTCTGCTTCTTCCTTCCACCTTTTTCATCACCGTTTTCCTCTTCGACTTCTGACTCAGGTGGCTCCTCAGATTTCGTCTTCCTCTTGTTGGATTTTTCAGGTGTTGCTCCTCCCTTTGTGGTGGCCGATGGGCGGCCTTTGCCACCCTTCTGCTTCTTCCTTCTACCACCCCTATTTGCTTTTTCATCACTATCATCTTCACTTTCATTACTGTTTTCCTCTTCAACTTCTGACTCTGGTGGCTCCTCAGATTTTGCCTTGCTGGATTTTTCAGTCTTCTTTTTAGGTTTCTTAGCAGTTGAAGGTTCTTCAATCACTGAATCAAAGGAATTCATGGTTAGGGTATAAATTAAAGAGAGAGAATCTAAAATTATAAAACTGAATCTCATTTGTGAAATGTAAGTAAATGAGCATGCATACCTTCACTGGGATCTTTGCCATCATAAACATCAAGCTGTAGAAATAGAAACAACAAGTCAACTTGGAATTAAATAAAGTAAAACCAATAAACAGATAATTTCGATTCCTACGGAATTAACCATTCCATTCCTCCCCTGTTTCTATAGTACTACAGATAAGGAATACCTTGTCAAGCCGTTTCCCTACATTTGCCCTATCAACCACCACCAAGGAATGTGCTGAACCACATGCAACACTacacaaacacaaaaaaaataaataaaataaaaatacataatatgttcatatgtatatataattaattatatatgtatgactAAAATACAAACCTGAGAACATGCATATCCTCAAGATCATCAACCTTTTTGGGTATCCCAGAAGATCTGAAACCCCCCCATATATAAAACACAACAAATTAGCAAAAACcatgaaatgattttttttaaatgaaattatataaatatattatatacttCTGCTGATTAGGTCCATATCCAAGTTGACCAAATAGAGCATTGCCCCAACTTATGCATGAAGCATCTGCACCAACAAAATAATGCATATTCCCTGAATCCATGCAACGTACGTTCCATCCACTGTAACATTGCAACAGATAGatgaatatttatttatttagaattaaaaattaaaaacttcatacttttttcaattttgttctttatcatttaaagaaaaaaatgtcAAAACCTGAGATCCATGAGAGGTTTAGGGTACATCCAACAATCACCCTTGTTCTTTATTTTACCCCACATGTACATCTGCCCTGCACctttattacaaaaaaaaatgaaatgaattcataaaataaaataaataaataaaagtgtttaaataaaGAATTGAAAGTATACCAGCAGTAGAGGCAGAGTTTACACAACCAGCTGAAATAACCGCAGTGGGTGGTAAAGTATTATGCTTTGTGAAAACATCAACACGACGTGGGGTAAATTCGTCTTTTTGCTCTCTATGTCCAAGCCTGTTATGTTATCAAGATTGTAGATGTTGCATCAACTCGAGCGTATTATTACTGATTAAAGaatggaattggaattggaatctGAAAGAATTGAATGGAATGGAATTAGTCATATTTTACCTTCCATATCCTCCATTTCCCCACCTACAATGTATTCAAGATGCAGCATTAGTCATctctaaaaaaaaacatataatcataaactaGATACATGATAACTTACGTATAAAGATAGCCCTTTGAACCCAATGCAACTGAAGAGTCAAAACACTTACAAAGTAAAAACAAACAAATGTATAACAAAAGAAAGGTATAAAGAATGAGCAAatcttttaaaaaattttaaatgtaaAATTTAAACTACCTGTATGATTAGACCCACAAGCAATTTTGATTATTGTTTCCTCAGAAAGAGAAGCTATTGCCTTAGGCACAGGTTGAGCTTCATAAGCAAGCTTCACAGAGCTTTCCTTCATGTTGTACTACATAAAAATAAACACAATCCATTAAAAATTAAAGATTATAATTAAActaaaagaagaaagaaattaACATGTTACATAAATACCTCATTATCAGTTCCATGTCCAAGTTGACCATACTGTGGATGTCCCGCAGTTCtaaaaaccaacaaaaaaaactttatttaaaCATGTTAACAAGTGTGAATCGAAGAGGGTAAAATTGACAATTTACAGTATCGAAGCGCCTTCAATGGAAGATAACCAAACAGTAAAATCAGCCCCACATGAAACATCTTTTACATCCGTTATAAGACAACGTACTGGAGATAATTCAAACTCTACATAATCAAAAGATGTTAAAGTTAAAGAATGAAAGAATCTTCTAGAAGCCAGAAAATAAGCACGTGATTATAAAGAAAACAGAGGAAATCACTCACCATTTTTTGTTGACCCTGTTCCAAGTTGCCCATGTTTGTTCCAACCAAAAGAGAAAGAAAGGCCATCTTCAGTTTGAACAACAGTATGACCTAACCCACTTCCTGCTTTCACAGCTTTGAACCTgaaaaagatttgaaatttttcaaaatcgAAAAACAAATACAGAAATAGACTAGAATCGAAGAGTGTAGTTTGCTTAAAGGGTAAAAAAGGTTTCGAATCTTTGTCTTACTTAGACAAACCAGTCACGAGTGTTGGCTTCTCTCGAATGATTTTATCACCATGTCCAAGTTGCCCCTTCTGCAAAAATAACACAGTGATTTACTGTTTAAATCATACGAGATTTCGATTTTGATGGCTATTTTGGTATATGTGAAGAAATGATATGAACTCACGTCATTTCGTCCCCATGTGTAGCAACGTCCATGGATATCCAATGCCACACAATGACTAGATGCTTCATAAGATGTTCAAGAACAGTATAAAGTTTCGGGTTTTAACAGTGTATCTGTTGAATCATGGTCCAAAAATGAAAAAACGTTGAGCGGGACTTACCGCAGCCTGATGCAACGAAGCGGATGTCGACGCCGACGAGAGGACGAAGTCGTGTGGGAGAAACTAAGTTGCTTATCGGTGGCACGTGACGGCGGTCAGCGGTGCCCCAATATGTCGTACCACAGAACAACAGTTCCCCTCCTTTCACATCCTCTTCTTTCTTCTCTGTCTCCAGCGCTACCGACGACGACATTTCCGGTCAAACAAGGAAAACGACAGTCCGACAGGTAAACCACCGAAAAACGACAGCAAAAGTAATGACCGAAATAAAAAAGAGGGGTTTTGCTAAAACCCTACTCGAAGAATGGGAATGTAAGGCGCGATAGGACTGAATTTAaaaaggagagagaaagagaagaaatgGGAAGCTATTTATGTGTAAACTTAGTTCAACAAGCTATTTGGTCCCTTTTTCCGATATCATTTTGTTTCTTTGTGAGGATGGAGTCGTGCAGGATAGAAAGCCGATTGTGGATTATACGGAATATTACGGATGGTGCCGCGCTAAAGAGAAACATGCAAAAGACCCAGGCGAGGTGTTGTCAAAACAAGGTCATCATTTATATTTATCACCGATCATTAATTATTGAGGAGGGGATTCCCTCCCAACCCATTCAACCAACTATTACATTAATTTTTTGTCTTTGTTTTATTCATCTTTCCTAACTTACAACACACGGAAACCTTATCTTTTTCAACCCATTCAACtaagaaaaatacaaaaataactaAGATACAAGTCTTAAAACATGTAGTATAAGAGAATAGGAGAGAGAGAGTAAGGAGGAACATTAAGGAGCCATTTTATAGCAGATCCCATGAGGATGGAACCAAAGCCCTTGCACATGCAGGCTTCTTTCAAGTGAGTGGGGATGAGAATAATCTTCATCATCTCCCTACACTATGCCATGTGTTTCTCATAATATGTAGTTCTATCGTAGGGTTTCATGTTGGGGGTCTGAAAGCGTTTTGGAACTTCAATGTCAGTTATCGTCGGAATGAATCTAGAGATTATGTGACTTGTGAGGGATACTTTTGGTAGCGGTTGAACTACTCCCGGTACGCTTGAGATCATTTGTCTTAGTTGTTATAGCTCCTTAGTCATGATCAGGCTTAAATCTGTGTCAAGATCCATTGAGTTAGttgtaaatttattattattggtAGAGTTACCAGAATCCCTGTTATTGGGAGCAACAAAGGTTTCGTTAGGATCCTGAATCTCGCGACGGATCACTGAGAATCCTATGTTGTCAAAGTTCAGGATTTTGGGCTGCAAGACCGAGGGCGCTGCCTCCTAAGGCTTGTGGAATTTTGTCCTTATTCTTTCCACTCCTTGAGGATTGCCCTGTTATATTCCTACTGTTGGGCAACCTGTCGTTCCAGACTCTTCATCATAgcaaagatctcattgttggaaATCAGCACATGAGGATCATGGGGCCCCGAAGTGACCGGATAGGTGTTCTTCTTCGGAGTCTCATATATTTTCTTGGGAGCTCCAGTCGGTGGTGGTAGAAGGTTTTTAGAGGAAATTGGAGGAATCGAGGAGGAGGAGAGAGTCAATTGAGTAGACATGATTTTTCGATAGAATTTGAACACCACAGCCCCATGGTGGGCGCTAAATTTTTTTAGTAAAAAAATGATTGAACAAAGATAGACCAAAGTGTATGAGAGGCTGTGATGCTCAATATAAAGCAAATATGTAATGTAGATCAAAGCAACACAAGCCTTGATGTTTTTATTGATTGAAATGAACGATTACAATGTGAATGTAATGAGTACAAGAACAAGCGATCGTATTCAGCAGGTAAATCGTGTGTAGTGTGATGAATACAAGTGTTTTATTTTGtcaaaacctaataattataactCCGAGAATTTCGAAATCCTTCGAGATTACTTATAGTCGTGGCTTGACTTGGTCCTCCGGGTCTTTTTCATGGTTGTGACAACTATATGTTGAGAATGTGACTTTTATTGGTTATTTCTACACATGTGAGAAAGACAAAAGAATATATAGccattataaataataataataataataataataataataataataataataataataataataataataataaatattagtCATAACCCTGAAGTATATTTGGGATCTTGAGGTTTGAGGATCCTATAGTAGTTTTAGGATCCTAGCCCTAACACCTACTTGCCTTGTTATTACAAGCTTGTTTTCTACGAACTTAGATTTCACaataataagaaaacttatttttgatgggTTTTCATATTATAATTTAAGTCGTATTTATATCactatacaaatatgtatttagtacATTTTGGGTTTAGAAACTTTAGTCAAACATAGGCTTAAAATCAACAAAACATTTAAATAAGAAGGGGATGGAGCCTTTCTATACAAAATCttataaggaaattattttatCTACTTATTAGATGGTATTTATACTCAGTGTACAATTTGTAGTGTTCTAGGTTTTATCACAAG
The genomic region above belongs to Lactuca sativa cultivar Salinas chromosome 4, Lsat_Salinas_v11, whole genome shotgun sequence and contains:
- the LOC111886554 gene encoding uncharacterized protein LOC111886554 — encoded protein: MSSSVALETEKKEEDVKGGELLFCGTTYWGTADRRHVPPISNLVSPTRLRPLVGVDIRFVASGCASSHCVALDIHGRCYTWGRNDKGQLGHGDKIIREKPTLVTGLSKFKAVKAGSGLGHTVVQTEDGLSFSFGWNKHGQLGTGSTKNEFELSPVRCLITDVKDVSCGADFTVWLSSIEGASILTAGHPQYGQLGHGTDNEYNMKESSVKLAYEAQPVPKAIASLSEETIIKIACGSNHTVALGSKGYLYTWGNGGYGRLGHREQKDEFTPRRVDVFTKHNTLPPTAVISAGCVNSASTAGAGQMYMWGKIKNKGDCWMYPKPLMDLSGWNVRCMDSGNMHYFVGADASCISWGNALFGQLGYGPNQQKSSGIPKKVDDLEDMHVLSVACGSAHSLVVVDRANVGKRLDKLDVYDGKDPSEVIEEPSTAKKPKKKTEKSSKAKSEEPPESEVEEENSNESEDDSDEKANRGGRRKKQKGGKGRPSATTKGGATPEKSNKRKTKSEEPPESEVEEENGDEKGGRKKQKGPSAATKGGATPTPTPTPAKRGRGRPKKC